The region AATATCCCTCACTAATaatcaaagaaacacaaaagaataatgagggaattccctggtggtccagtggttaggacttggaactttcactgctgagggcccaggttcaatcgctggtcggggaactaagatcccacaagccgagcagcacagtcaaaaaataaataaataaataaaagttaaaaaagaaaaataatgagataaaCTTCTTCACATccagaagaatggaaaaaataataaagctgacATCAAGTGTCAGTAAGGATACAGGCAAACAACAAGCATAAAACCTTGCTAGCGGGCATGTAAATTAGTACAGGTGCTTCAAATTAGTAAAACTAAACACACAGAGCCACAACTCTGCAATTCCAGTTTTAGGTATAAACTGAAGAGGAACTCACAAATGTGGCTAATGAAACAGCAGACaagaatattcactgcagcactaatTTTTAATACAGACAAAGTAGAGTAGATTAACTTTAGCTTATTTATATAACAGAACACCAAACAGtagtttaaaatgaataaactagtCAACATGTATCAACATAGATATATCTCAAgaaatgttgaattttaaaaactacatgtcattcatgtaaaattttaaatatacaaaataatagtTTGTAACTTTCATGGACTTAAAACATAATGTAAACATGACGAGAAATGATCTATACCAATTTCAGAATAGTGGCTACCTCTAGGGAGGGATGTGGGAAGACTTCAGCTGTTTCtgtaacatttctttaaaaaataattaaatctggAGCAATTAcggcaaaatgttaacatctttttaatttctcttgtgatacacagtgtattttttgtatttttctattttacatacatattaaaatgtttgtattaacgtatttatataaaatataaagcaatatATATTAGAGAAACAATTCCCACAGTcacaaaactattttcattttcatgtattcttttctttattcatttgaataTTGCTGAAATTATAGTATACAAAaatctttatattatttattttgtattaagaattctttgttttaacttcttccaattatttcaaaaatttttcaagTTCTTCCATAGGTCTGAAAGACTAACTCATGCTTGCGGGTGGAGGCAATATAGAAGTTAACTATTTTAGTTTGTGAAGgtagaagaaaatgttaaaatgcaGTTCTTACTTGCTGAGTTTGTCTAAATTCTTCCAATAGTTTTAGTGCCATATCATAATCTTTCAGTAAGTGGTATGCAATAGCATATCCAATCCAGGATGCACGTTGTGTTGGGCGCAACTGAAGAAGCTGATATCTcgtctcctttaaaaaaaaaacaattctttaaaattttttcactttcttaagtttctctaaaatataattcatcacagagttttaagaaaaaataccTTTAATTCCTAATGAATTCAATGAACAAACATCTCTGAACAAACAGAAATACTTTTTATGTTCCTGATCTAAAATTAAGTTCCAGAATACCCTGTAATGTAATGTCCTTGGGGTCAATGCTTTTAGGTTGCCCTATAAAATTACCTTTATATAATGAGAATTTCTTCTGGTAACTAAATATCTCAGAAGAGAGACTAAGATAGCTTTTTATGAAACTAGAGTTTACTGTTTATAATATTGTTATATGAAATCACaacatattttacattattataatAGGCCCCAGACATAGGATGGACACAGCCAGGGAAAACACTCAAACATCTGACTGGACTTTTCTAGCAGAAACACCACTGCTGCTACTCTAAGACAGGTCAATATCTACGACATTAGGGAGAAAACACCAGAAATTCCACCATGGCTGCTCCGGAAGAATCAAGATGCCTTCAGACCAGCAGAAAATCTAACCTCCCTACACAGCTCCCACTTCTTCATAGCTCATATCCGCCTCCAACTTTTAGGCAAGTGCAACTTTGCTTGGCCGAACAGGGTCTCGTGAAGAACACTAGCTGCAACGAGTTTTGAAAATGTAATGTTTAGCTTCTGTGACTCTGTTGTTGGAAGGGGTGCCGTCCATCCATGCTACATGCCACAAGGAGAACCATGatcagatctttttaaaaaaagataccttCAACAAAATAACTTAGACAATATCACTCCTCTACATTCATGTGTAAATGTCTGCTCCTTTTAGGCATATGTCATTAAGCTCTACCACTGTATCACCCTTACTTTCACTGTTGCTTCTCTGTCACTCCCCCACTTCATTAAAGTCTGACTCAGCTTTCATCTCTCTACCAAATTCTGCCATTATTCTGGGCAAATGCAACACTGTGGATACCTATCCAATAACCTATCTTCTTAGATCCACGATTTCCTCATCTACAATGATCTCCACCCCACTTCAGGGACCCACTTCCACCACCACACCCTAGACCTTACTGCCACCCAGAAATCATAAATTCAGATACTCACTCTCGCTACAGCTCCTATGCTGCCAACACTGTCACTCAGTGACCTTCCTGCCCTTGTTCTTGGACACCACCAGTACCTCTAGTTCCTTGAATCCTTCACTTCTAACCACCAGctcttttaacttcatttatttcacTACCCCTCCTAGCAACCAGTCTCTCACCATTactaatttctttatttctaaagaTAACTGATTTTAACTCTCACCAAACTTAGGCTGCTAAGTCCTACTGAAGAAAATTCACACAATCGTGATGAATGGTACCATTATTAAGCTCAGCAGAACCCTTGAAACTTCTGCAAAAATCTATGCAAAGACTTACATGGCAGTAGAAGGACAACAGTAAATGAAAAAAGACTTATCTAAACAGAACTATTAAGAGTTGGTAGCCTCCTTCACATGAGAAAGTGAGATAATTCCATTTTGGACATACTGAATTTAGGAAACTAAGTGGAGTAAGCACATGGAGATGCCCAGCAGAGTTGAAGGTAACAGTGTGAAAAGGCCTGGGACTACATTTATGGCAATCCTcacaatattttgtattttctaaaccaTAATGAAGAAAGCTAATTAATCTCCACATTtagattttaattataaaagctcTGTTTACCAAATCTGTAAATATCAAGCCCACAAAGAATATAGTACAGCATTAGCACATAGGCGATATTCTAGCTTTTCAAAAAGCATTAaatgagggacctccctggtggtgcagtggttaagaatccgcttgccaatgcaaaggacatgggttcaaaccctggtccaggaatatcgaCACAtcacggatcaactaagcccacgagccacccacaactactgagcctgtgcaccacaactactgaagctcacgtgctcTAGggactgcatgccacaactactgagcccacgtgctacaactactgaagcccacgtgccacaactactgaagcccacgtgcctagagcccatgctccacaacaagagaagccaccgcaatgagaagcccgcgcaccgcaacaaagagtagcccccgcttgccacaactagaaaaagcccacacaaagcaacgaagacccaacacagccaaaaaaatttttttaattaaataaaataagtaaaaaaccataaaatgaataaactagtTATCCTTTTTTGATGATCAAGTATGcacttccagggacttccctggtggcacagtggttaagaatccgcctgccaattcaggggacacgggttcaatccttggtctaggaagatcctacatgtcgcAAAGCAACCAAGCcagtgtgctacaactactgagcccacgcaccacgactactgaagcccacgcgcttagAACCCatgttccacaagagaagccaccgcgatgagaagcctgcacaccgccaatgaagagaagcccctgctcgtcgcaactagagaaagcctgcacacagcaatgaagacccaatgcagccaagaataaataaataaataaatttttttaaaaagtatgcagTTCCACTAATATTATTGGAGGGAAGATCCAAAGTGACTTTTCCCTTCTACTACAGACTGTAATGAACAAAACTACATGATCTCGTCTTAAGTTCACCTCATTCTGAATTCACATGCTTTTAAATTATATCTATTATAAAAACATGTACATTTAAGACTAAAGTACTTACTCGATAACCTTCAAGGTCTCTCATTTGGATCTGTAACAGAGAGAGATCCCTCAAAATTTGCAGATTATCTTTATCTAATTTGAGGGCATTTCGGTAACACTTAATAGCTTCATCATACTTCTTATCAGAACGCTGCAAGAGTCCATATACATGCCAACCTATTAAGTTAAGGAAACAGACATTCACAGCTACTAGAATATACTATACTACATGTCTAATAGAAAGCTTACCTTAGCAAAATGGTATTTTGTTTGGGACTTACTTCAGAATGATCTGGCCTCAGAGGGAGGGGGATAGTAAGCAGGTGACAAAATATGAAACCAGATCAGCCTTGATTGACAACTGTTAAATTATTGAAGCTAGGTGATAGGCGGATAGGGGTGCATTATTCTATTCTACTTTTGTACACGTCTGAAATTTTccgtaatatatttttaagtaaacttAGAAAATTATTGGTAAAAATTCTTCACGTTgcctatcccctcactttcctaTGCCAGCACCTCAACACTCACTTATTCTCAAACACTATGTATGGAAAcagaatatgtattatataaaaattgcaattatcttttaaaacaagTATATATTCAGTCAATTATAAAACAACATGTAACCATCAATTAACTCACTAGTGATATTAAAGACCACAAAAATTAAGTCTTTATTTAATGTAAAGTCAAGTCTTAGGATATCTTGGAGCCAAAAAACTATCATACTTACATGCCCTCTCTTCGCTCTGGGGTAAGCACTGGGATAAAGAAGTAAGTATTTAGTATTTTGAGAGAACCCTAAGCTAAATATGTAAAAACACCACTAAGACTACTGACGTTCAATACTGGCCAATAGCTAgatgatttaaatgttaaaaattaaggtACAAGGGTAATATGTGAAAAGGTTGTAAGTATATAAATAGGTAAAACAGAGATTAAAACAATTTCAACGATCCATCCctaaagaatatttttgtttttttaacaaactgGGATACTAGTCAATGAAAAATACGATTGTTAAGTACCCAGTGAAGTAACAGCTAAGTCCCTGTGCAACAGGAACCAAGCTGAAAATCAACATAATATTTAAtactaaataaaatctattttacatCAAGTTGCTTCTgaatttttctcctaaaatttcTAAAGGAAAGTTTAAGGAACTTTTAAGGAACACAAGTTTTACTATACAGGTAAGTACTATACAGGTAAGTCATTATTTGGAATGAGGAAAGTATCACTCAGTTTATggatatataggaaaaaaatgggtTTTAAATCACATATAATTATTAGTTACTATTCTCTCACACTAGGCACAACTGCAGTAAATATACAGTGCATAGTAATTCTCTTTAAAATACtctaataaacaaaaaataagtagGGAACAGATGaaactaatattaaaaatgttgataATTATTGAAACTTGATAATGGGTACATAAAGTTCATTACATTCACTCTTccatatagtttaaaattttttcatagtgaagttttttttaatttgagttaGAAAAAACTCATAAAtggaaaatacataaatgaaattaaactattCAACTACTGCAAAAGGATACAGACATGACTCTTGACATCATTACGAAGTCCTTTACGAACAAATTCATacgcctcttctttttttcctaaacagTTCAATGTTAATCCTTTCATAGCCAAAgtctctgaaaaatatttttaacctctatttacacatgaaaaattcaaattattctCTTAGCACTATTTTAACATCTGAGCTCTACCAATACTTACATTATTCATCCTTTTAATCCTATAGTTAGAAGAATTTCTCtccaaacaaaaaaagtaaaagtatattTATGTATCTGCTTAAAGCTTAGCCCAAGTCCTTTTCTGAAATTCCTCAGGCTGGGACTGAGTTGGTACAATGCTTTCTGACTTTCTGAAGACTCTATAAAGGAGGTTAAGATTATTCTGCTGAAAAAAGGTAACACAGCAGGGTCCTGAGTCCTGTTGAGTTAAGTCTACCGCAACAGACCTCAGCTTTCACCTGAGATCAAGCCTACTAAGAATCAAATCATCTGATTTATACCCCACAAAATCATTCAATCTACCTTAAAGAGATgtacagaatttaaaaatcaccttaCTCATTATTGGAACAGACTTCATTTTTGGCTGCAAGTTTATTCCAATGAATCCCACTTAGGCTAATTAACATCAGTTTGCTTTTGAAAAGCACGAGTGGCAACCCAAGAATATGTTGAAGGCAACCCAAGAATATGTTGAAGGTAGTTAATCAAAGATTgtttagaatgaaataattctcTGAATAATCCACAACAAGGGAATTAGACAAgaacaatggttttcaaactgATCTCTATGGACTATGGTTTTCAGAACGGGTGATCCAGCAGTCCAGGCCCCTATGACCaaacatcttattttttaatctgtttttacaTAATGAATTTCCCCACAAGCTCCCCTTTGGATAAGGGTTCCACTGCTAAACAGCTTGAAAACAagctttaatttctaaaattctatgaaactacttctttccatttccttcaaaGAATGTTTGAAGTGTTATTAGAAAGCCGAGTAGGGTCAGTCTATTTTCCCAAAAAGATGGTCTCAATAATTACTCAAGTCTAATATTCAGAAACCCCAATCAGCTTTGCTCTGCTACAGGACCATAATTTACACGTCTAACCTGATCCATCCTTTTACCAAACACTGGTAACCAGTGAAAAAGGATGAGACAAGCAAATACAGACTTACTAACATCAGTGCTAGAAAAACAACCCAAGATAACACAATGGTAAATCAGTAGTATCTTATTTACATATGAAGGTTAGCagatagataaaaaaaaaacatctaccaaaaaataaaatgcatttgatTGTATCTTCATACTACTTTGGTGTTGCAAATATTGTTCTAATTTTACACACGAGAAATCAAGGGATAAACTTAAATTCTATTCAAAGTAACAAATGAAATCAGGTCTATAAAAATACAGGTATATATGCCAATTACTCACCAATATATCAACCAATCATTTCTCATCTAAAAGTAAAGACTGTAAATACACCTAAGCATAAAAGAAGTAATCTAGAATAAGAATGATATGAGGCATATCTGAAAACGTTAAACATTTATGCACTCTAATAGAGAACTACAAGGCCATGGAATCTGGGAAGTATTCTTCCCTCACAGTTGGGAATCCTATCCATCTGGTTTTAGAATTAGATTTCCCCAAAGTAATCTCTCATAGGTGAGATAATACCTCCATGTTCAGCAAATTTTGGATTTGAAAGAATCAACTTGCAAAACTTGAGGCCATTTTTGTATTGCTTCTGTTCATAACATTTCTGTaaagaaatatgaacaaaaattattatataaaatgaatacacaTGTAGCAACTTTTCATTCCATTATATAAATTCTAAATTCAAGATCCAAAATTAGGTCTAAAACATATGTGATGGAAAGGTTTTGTATCAATTCGTATCAGTTATAACATGAAGTTTACCTCTGTAACCTACTCCTTGCCAAACTATTCTGGTATCtgagtatttttacttttatagaagataaagaaaaaaacaccttaaTTGTCAACCAACACACTGCTACAGCTTTCTTTTATTCAAAATCCAAAAGCAAAAACATATGTGATAACACAGAAAAATACTAGAAACTGCATTAAAAGTCTTTGCTACTTCAAGAATGGAACCAaggcatacacacaaaaaaatactgctatttactgagcaactaccACGTGTCTGTACAAAACTTGCTATAACTCAAAACAACTCCTTAAGGTAGGTGTCATGACCTCCAgcttacagatgcagaaactgaaatttaaaagtcCATTAGATTAATTTACAAGTGGTTCAGCTTAGTTGCAAACTCTCCTCTGACTCCAAGACTATGGTCTTTCCATCACTTGTAGTCTAAACAAGTGTAAGCAAATCTCTTACACTTGTATTAGACTAGgtttatttaggaataaacccTCTTTATTCCTCAATGCCACCAGCCAGGCTAAGTAATCAcgcctgccctccacagccatcAACCACCAGAACACCGCATCTTTAACTCAATCTTTCACTTACGTGGTTACGGGTTTTCTTTTTAGTACTCAGCGTGCCAAGCTCATCCTc is a window of Delphinus delphis chromosome 18, mDelDel1.2, whole genome shotgun sequence DNA encoding:
- the NAA16 gene encoding N-alpha-acetyltransferase 16, NatA auxiliary subunit isoform X6, producing the protein MPNVQLPPKESNLFKRILKCYEQKQYKNGLKFCKLILSNPKFAEHGETLAMKGLTLNCLGKKEEAYEFVRKGLRNDVKSHVCWHVYGLLQRSDKKYDEAIKCYRNALKLDKDNLQILRDLSLLQIQMRDLEGYRETRYQLLQLRPTQRASWIGYAIAYHLLKDYDMALKLLEEFRQTQQVSPNKIDYEYSELILYQNQVMREADLFQESLEHIETYEKQICDKLLVQEIKGEMLLKLGRLKEASEVFKNLIDRNAENWCYYEGLEKALQLSTLEERLQIYEEISKQHPRAISPRRLPLNLVPDFYNPGACY